One window from the genome of Tachypleus tridentatus isolate NWPU-2018 chromosome 11, ASM421037v1, whole genome shotgun sequence encodes:
- the LOC143232217 gene encoding GTP-binding protein REM 1-like yields the protein MAKTEARNMPYSRTASAPFSNTQVSMNLEVRKKKGSRERAIRIRRKTAPIVMLPGSSAPEDRESPCRLKDELESVRPSYGTRINRSKNETTRDFIHRSQSVRTSHRPKSLDPANRSRQRINSVTDDTFPERSSSNYSLPLPEEEREYYKRLRNFSITPKGVINRGDSFRSKSYSSHSVSSCGSQPPAPDLSVESSDIPACSTVRYRILVLGCPGVGKSALTTQFTTSEYICAYDTSLDDENEKLVTVVLDGEESELLFVEHTLPTKIDSFQPLETMLNNADAIITVYSSCDKTSFRRIRDTLLKMNDIEERDPKPVILVGNKTDLARLRVVSTKDARSIAISVGCKFIETSVGINHNVDELLVGILSQIRLKGQQLDGKRESVTLAGPPLATSSSTGCKAKVLIRKLLEKTVLKSKSCNNLHVL from the exons ATGGCAAAAACTGAGGCACGGAATATGCCATATTCAAGAACTGCATCTGCTCCTTTTTCTAACACCCAGGTCAGCATGAATCTGGAGGTTAGAAAGAAGAAAGGCTCAAGAGAAAGGGCCATACGAATAAGAAGGAAAACGGCCCCGATTGTAATGCTTCCTGGCTCTTCCGCTCCGGAAGATCGAGAAAGTCCGTGTCGTTTGAAGGATGAACTTGAATCAGTTAGACCATCCTATGGAACCAGAATCAATAGAAGCAAAAATGAAACTACAAGAGACTTTATCCATCGCTCTCAGTCCGTGAGAACCAGTCATAGGCCGAAGTCCTTAGATCCCGCTAATAGGTCTCGACAGAGGATAAATAGCGTCACAGACGATACTTTTCCTGAAAGATCTTCCTCCAATTATTCTCTTCCTCTCCCAGAAGAGGAGAGAGAGTACTATAAAAGACTCCGTAACTTTTCTATTACACCTAAAGGCGTGATCAACAGAGGTGATTCTTTTCGCTCCAAATCTTATAGTTCTCACAGCGTGTCATCTTGCGGGTCACAACCTCCTGCTCCAGATCTCTCGGTCGAGTCTTCCGACATACCCGCTTGTTCAACCGTTAGGTACCGGATTCTGGTACTTGGATGCCCCGGAGTAGGCAAATCGGCTCTTACAACTCAGTTCACAACATCGGAATATATCTGTGCATACGATACTTCTTTGG ACGATGAAAATGAAAAACTGGTTACTGTTGTGTTAGATGGGGAGGAGTCGGAGCTACTGTTTGTTGAACACACTCTCCCTACAAAAATA GATTCCTTCCAACCACTGGAAACAATGCTAAATAACGCTGATGCTATCATCACTGTGTATTCTTCGTGTGACAAGACAAGCTTCCGTAGAATAAGAGACACTCTTCTGAAAATGAACGATATCGAAGAGAGAGACCCCAAACCTGTTATTTTAGTAGGAAACAAAACAGATTTAGCCCGACTGAGGGTGGTCAGCACAAAAG ATGCTAGATCTATAGCCATCTCTGTTGGATGCAAGTTCATTGAGACATCAGTGGGAATCAACCATAATGTTGATGAGCTCTTGGTTGGAATCTTAAGCCAGATCCGGCTGAAAGGTCAACAGTTAGACGGGAAGAGAGAATCGGTCACCTTGGCTGGTCCGCCACTGGCGACTTCGTCTTCTACTGGTTGCAAGGCTAAAGTTCTTATAAGGAAGCTGTTAGAAAAGACTGTCCTGAAGTCAAAATCTTGTAATAATCTGCACGTGCTGTAG